ttttatttactgCTGGTTATCGTCTGTAATTTATTGAGGAGTCACAGAGCCCCCCAGGAGAACAGTGATAGGCTGAAAGCTTGAGTCATGTGACAGCTTTACAGCTGCATGGCCTTCATGCAGAATTCTGTGCCTTTTAAAAAGCCTGGTGTCTGTAAACAGTCTGTCCACATTTGGAGGTGAGAAGCAATAAATCATGCAAAATGCAAATTTAAGGTGTTTTCTCTAGAAACGTACTATAGTTTTATTCTGTCAATCTACCATAAATcctctgtataattaaatacgGTGTCTGATTAAATCTGCTAACCCTGTTTATATCCACTGCCTCACTGAAATCCACTTTTGCCAATTAAATCCAGTCTGTAAGTAAATCCATGGACCCTGACTGAATCCAGTCTGTAAGTAAACCCATGGACCCTGACTGAATCCAGTCTGTAAGTAAACCCATGGACGCTGACTGAATCCAGTCTCCGATTAAATCCGCTGCCTTAATAAAATGCATCCTCTATAATTAAACGTTTAACAATCACGCTTCACAAACACCTTGTTTATTTAGATCATATTTGGTTTAATGCTATCTGCATCCCCCCCAGTACCAGCGTGTGGGGggcggagcctgtcccaggcagcataggacaAGGTCAGGCACAGGccaggcaggatgccagtccttcacacacacacacacacacacacgcatgcacacacacaaacgtacaCACATACAATTTCCAGCTGCCAGTTAACATTCCTGCATGTCTTTCAGCTGTGAGAGAAGATGCAACTTCCCAGAAAAGATCCCACTGAAGATTTCTCCTAACATTCTTTTATAGTTTCCTCTTCATGACCACCAGGGGGCCCCAGAACACAGCCTGCCACCAGAGGccagccccgcccccttccAGCAACTGCAGGAAACCCACAGGCTGAGCCAACTTCCGCTCATTGTGCAGTGGGGCTACTGGCGTGTTTCCCTGACGCTCACGATCACTTCCCTAAGCTGGGCCACTTTGCTATAGCAGTGATATTGTAGAAAAGCAGGCCCCTGACGGCACCATTAATGTAGAGTTTAAGGAGGATATGTTGAGGCACCCAGGATGTTCATCGAAGCACAAGTGTGGGACGTCTCCCACTGGCTGCCAGTGCGAGGCCAGTGCGAGGCCAGATCACCCAGAGCTGTATGTGTGGTCTCAGACAGCTTCTCATGAGCACCTAGGCCCTTCCGGAAGCTTCCCTCATTCCATCTCCATGTTGGAGGGAATCTCGAGACTTGCTACACCCACAGGCAGGCAGCTGAGGCTCTGATTGCCGTCGCtggcatttggggggggggggcagcggttGCCAGGTAAAGTGAAAAAGCCCTTTGATGGGGGCCCTTCGTGCCTCTGGCCGGAGAACAGCAGAAGCCCAGCGATGGCCTGATGGCGGAATGTTCCGGAGAGCCGGTCTTCAGCTGGTACAGACCTGCTGGGAGCAGGACGCTCTCCAGCCTGCATTCACACTGTCTCCCCTGGTGACACCCTCAGCGCGGCCCCTAGGGTGCCCGCGTCTCCCAGCAGGCAAATGAGAATCACCTGCAGGCTCCGGACTGAACCCGAGGGCCCCACAGCTGTCAATGCCCGGCCCAGAGCAGGGGCCAAATCGTGAAGGCAGAGGAACCTGCGGGGGAGGGGGCGAAAACCAGGGAAATGAGAGACACGACTGCCCTCAAGGGACCAGAGGCGGGGCAAGGCAGCCGGGGGAGAGCGATACAAAAAGAAAGGCGTGAAGCTCACAGCAGATAGTTGCTGGGAACACGGATACTATCTGACAGCTAGGGTTTCCACGGCTGGACACTGCGCTGGTTACCAagacgataggaacagctgaaatGGGGCACTGCAGACTGGAGTAACAGGGCCCAGTCCGGAAAAGGCCAGGTCAGAGAGAGTGAGCAGGCTGGCTGGGGGCTCTGCCAGCAGCTGGGGCCTGGAAGGCACTGCGCTCAGCCCTCAAGGCTGCGCTGGGCGGCCGCTTGGGCAAACCCTGCTCAGGTTGGGCTGCCTGAAGGAGGCGTCTCAGGGGATGGTGTCCGTCTAAAGCTGTGAAAAGGGCTGAACATTGTCACTGAGATGGAGGAGAATCTGTCGGCGGTTTGTGGTGAGTAAACGGAGGATAAGTGAAGAGAACCAAAGCCACTGGAAAGCACTTTAATACAAACAGCGGTTTGAGCTCAGAAGAGACTGAACAGCGAAACGTCCGTCTGCTTGGCTGGTTTGTGAAAACTAGTAAATCAACTGAAGCCAAACAGCTAAAAAGAGTTTCCATGAATAAATAAAGCTGTTTACACCAATAGAATAATTGTGTGATAAAGTAGGAAACGTTTCTGAGCGCTACCACACTAGCAAACTTCACAGTGCACAGGTTACAAACCCCCAAGCACACAGACGTGAAACACTGCCGAGTTCACATACTGCAAAAGGCTCTGCTGCTGGAGACACTGTTACTGCTTTATGGTCAGTGTATTTGAAGTGAAGATACACGTCAGCATCTCTAGGTTCAAAATAAATGCTCCAATAATGTTTAAAATTAAACCCTCCTTCCACATTAGAATGAAATAGATCAGAAgagaaactttattaatccctgtgggaaaattctttTTCAGCCGTGGCCCTAGtgctggggattaagggcctcgctcaagaggttggggctcgaaccagcaaccacCTGATCACAGGCCCGCTGCACCACACACCGACCCCATAACATGACAGTGATTGTCTGAATACGACAGCATGTTGTCAAACAGCTACCAGTGACAGAACGCTGCGTAGGCCTCTGGAAGTTTCCCTAAGCCTGTGAAGATCAGTTTCCCACCTGAACGCGGTCAGTGAGCACGGGGCTGTGACACTCTGCGGccttggtttgggggggggggggggggctctgcggccttgatttgggggggggggggggggggggggagttgggcTCAGCGTTTCACTTTCTGGTCTGAGGCTGAATGAATGCATTTAGTTAACAGAAAGTTTCTTCTCCAGCCATTAAACGCCATGATCCGTTCACATCTCACGGCATCTCCACGCTCTCGTACTCGCCGTGATCCGAGTCCTCCAGCTCGATCTCAGGGACCAGGCTGTAATATTCGCTCGactgcaccaggtacatctTCTCCCGGTTGGCGGAGTCCTTCATCACTTCTGTGACGCTCACAGTCTCCAAATCGTCCAGCAGGGGACCCTGCGTGCCCTCGCCCCCCCGCGCCTGGGCTGAGTCCAGCGTACCCTCAGAGCCCAGGCGGATCTCCACCTCTTCGTAGAGGTCGCGACTGCTGCCCAGTAGGGAGGAGGCCGGCCGCAGCATCAACTGGTTCCTCAGCAGGGCATCTCTTAACCCCGCGCCCAGCGGCTCGGCCTCCCCGGGTCCGGCCTCGTGTCCCACAGCGGCAGGGGGCTTGGACACCACTGCTGCTGGCTTCGGGACAGACTCCTCTCTGCGGCGTCTCCTCCAGATGCACCAGAAGAGCAGCAGGGAGAGCAGGACGAGCAGCGGTAAGAGCACAGCACTGGCGGTGACACCTGGGGCCCAGCAGGCCTCACCGGGACGCACTGACGCCAGACTCCGGCCCGCCAGGCTCTGTGGTGAGGCGCAGGCCGGCACTCCCAACATGGCCCGAGTCTCACTGGAGTTCCTCTGCGTCTGTAGGTAGTGCTGTAGTGCCTCCAGTAGCGGACAGGTACAGTCCCACGGATTGTCGGACAGATCGACCCTCCGCAGTCGTGGCTGGAAGACAGAGCGTGGGAGGCCTGCCAGTCGGTTGGAGGCCAGGCGGAGCTCCTGCAGGGAGGCAGAGGCCTGCAGGAAGACCTCCGGAAGCTCCTCCAAGAGGTTCTGCCCAAGGTCCAGCACCCTCAGGTGGGGGGCGCTGGTCAGGAAGCCATCAGGGACGCCCCTGAGGCTGTTACCTCCCAGGTAGACTTCCTGTAGGCCCGACAGGGAAGGCCCATCCACAAGCAGCTGGCTGATGTTACAGTAGGACAGGTCCAGAACCCGCAGAGGGGCCATGGCCGAGAAGGTGGCCCATGTCACGCTCCTGAAGGATGAGCCGGAGAAGTTCAAGCAGCACGACTCAGCCAGGCCCTCAGTGGGGAAGCTGTCCAGGGCGGTGGCAGGGGGGCAGCGACAGCCGCTGGCTCCAGGGCCCCTCAGCGCTATGCAGCACCACGCGACGAGTCCCCACAGCGGGCCGGCTCCTGTGACGAAGAGATAGCGCTGTTAGACAGGAAGGGCCCAGAGCCACGAAGGGTCCACGgcgaatggctgctgctcccacAGCTACTCTAATGCTGATCATGCTGCATGGCAGTCAGCATGCGGCGCATGGCACGCTCTCGTGGGGCTGATCCCGCCCCAGGCGCACGTCTTCCTGGAGCTGTAAACAAGCCCAGCGCCTGGCAACACAGAAGCGGCCTCTCTCTCGGGGAGGTCGCCATGGAAAAACAGAAaacggccaccagggggcgcctgGCGGTCAGCGGCCCAGTGGGTTACAGGAATTTAGAATCACATCATCAAGGTGCTACACGTACAGCCCACCAGTAAGATCAGTCATACCTGAGGGATTATAgacagatggggggggcagtgaccAGCTAGTGTAAGGTGTACAGCCCCCTCagccacagagacagacacgtaAACTTTCATGGCGTGgggtcagggtggcatggtgtagGGTAGGGTGTTCGGGGTGGCacgggcagggacggattacggaccgggccagcgggggccgctgcccaacaatttgcaacgcttatcaacaatgtattttcgtttgtctattttagagggcctacattctttgatcctctgcctacaagggcccctgaccctatagggagggcgtatggctgccaagggcccttgaattgtggtggggggggggcctcgcgaacgttttgcccaggggcccacacaacccataatccatccctgGGCACGGGAC
This genomic interval from Brienomyrus brachyistius isolate T26 chromosome 21, BBRACH_0.4, whole genome shotgun sequence contains the following:
- the si:ch211-106k21.5 gene encoding leucine-rich repeat and transmembrane domain-containing protein 2; this translates as MPRKGAGPLWGLVAWCCIALRGPGASGCRCPPATALDSFPTEGLAESCCLNFSGSSFRSVTWATFSAMAPLRVLDLSYCNISQLLVDGPSLSGLQEVYLGGNSLRGVPDGFLTSAPHLRVLDLGQNLLEELPEVFLQASASLQELRLASNRLAGLPRSVFQPRLRRVDLSDNPWDCTCPLLEALQHYLQTQRNSSETRAMLGVPACASPQSLAGRSLASVRPGEACWAPGVTASAVLLPLLVLLSLLLFWCIWRRRRREESVPKPAAVVSKPPAAVGHEAGPGEAEPLGAGLRDALLRNQLMLRPASSLLGSSRDLYEEVEIRLGSEGTLDSAQARGGEGTQGPLLDDLETVSVTEVMKDSANREKMYLVQSSEYYSLVPEIELEDSDHGEYESVEMP